In the genome of Saccharomonospora viridis DSM 43017, one region contains:
- a CDS encoding DUF3090 domain-containing protein, translating to MARVIHVFRQPDRFVAGTVGQPGDRTFYLQARENTRTVSVVLEKQQVAVLAERLASLLEEVANRFGATVPDDVPEELIDTDPLDVPLEEEFRVGTMGLGWDAESKTVVIELLAITDTEIDEAVVLDDTEEGPDAVRVFLTPAAARAFAARADRVVNAGRKPCPLCGEPLDPSGHICPRQNGYRRNTELAGED from the coding sequence ATGGCTCGTGTCATTCACGTTTTCCGCCAACCCGACCGCTTCGTCGCGGGTACCGTCGGGCAGCCCGGTGATCGCACGTTCTACCTGCAGGCACGGGAGAACACGCGCACCGTCAGCGTGGTTTTGGAAAAGCAGCAAGTCGCGGTCCTGGCCGAGCGGTTGGCGTCGCTGTTGGAGGAGGTCGCCAACCGGTTCGGTGCCACCGTGCCCGACGACGTCCCCGAAGAACTCATCGACACCGACCCCTTGGACGTGCCGTTGGAGGAGGAGTTCCGGGTCGGCACGATGGGACTCGGCTGGGACGCCGAAAGCAAAACGGTGGTCATCGAACTGCTGGCCATCACCGACACCGAGATCGACGAAGCCGTCGTCCTCGACGACACCGAGGAAGGCCCGGACGCCGTGCGGGTGTTCCTCACCCCGGCCGCCGCCCGCGCGTTCGCCGCCCGCGCCGACCGCGTGGTCAACGCCGGACGCAAACCCTGCCCGCTGTGCGGTGAACCACTCGACCCCTCCGGCCACATCTGCCCCCGCCAGAACGGATACCGGCGCAACACCGAACTCGCCGGTGAGGACTGA
- a CDS encoding SPFH domain-containing protein, which yields MEDATAWIIVAVIALFVIITLSKSLMVVPQAQSAVIERLGRFRTVAGPGLNFLVPFLDKVRARVDLREQVVSFPPQPVITQDNLTVSIDTVVYFQVTDSRAAVYEISNYIVGVEQLTTTTLRNLVGGMSLEDALTSRDQINSQLRGVLDEATGRWGIRVARVELKAIDPPPSIQDSMEKQMRADREKRAMILTAEGERESAIKTAEGQKQSQILAAEGAKQAAILAAEAERQSRILRAQGERAARYLQAQGQAKAIEKVFAAIKASKPTPEALAYQYLQTLPQMAQGDANKVWLVPSDFGKALEGFARQFGTKGDDGVFRYEPPAEETPSPSMDDEEVAGWFDTSTDPKVAEAVREAEAVARQEVPSPLTSPGGPTPPAASVLKGSGSQPAEPPTASTSEPSPQPPTPPAVPPAQPQPPATPPNPPQQQGGGVPFGGPQPGNYPPQGGQPPQGGQPPQGGPMPPQGPPFGRQ from the coding sequence TTGGAAGACGCGACAGCATGGATCATTGTCGCCGTCATTGCGCTCTTTGTGATCATCACGCTCTCGAAGTCACTGATGGTGGTGCCACAAGCGCAATCGGCGGTCATCGAACGGCTCGGCCGGTTCCGCACGGTCGCCGGACCGGGACTGAACTTCCTGGTGCCGTTTCTGGACAAAGTGCGGGCCAGGGTCGACTTGCGCGAGCAAGTGGTGTCCTTCCCGCCGCAGCCGGTCATCACACAGGACAACCTGACCGTGTCCATCGACACGGTCGTGTACTTCCAGGTCACCGATTCACGCGCGGCGGTGTACGAGATCTCGAACTACATCGTCGGTGTCGAACAACTGACCACCACCACGCTGCGTAACCTGGTCGGCGGCATGTCGCTGGAGGATGCACTCACCTCCCGTGACCAGATCAACAGCCAGCTGCGGGGTGTGCTCGACGAGGCCACCGGCCGGTGGGGTATCCGCGTGGCCCGGGTGGAGTTGAAGGCGATCGATCCGCCGCCTTCCATCCAGGACTCGATGGAAAAGCAGATGCGCGCCGACCGGGAGAAGCGCGCCATGATCCTCACCGCCGAAGGTGAGCGCGAGTCGGCCATCAAGACCGCCGAGGGGCAGAAGCAAAGCCAGATCCTCGCCGCCGAGGGCGCCAAGCAAGCGGCCATCCTGGCCGCGGAGGCCGAACGGCAGTCCCGCATTCTGCGCGCACAGGGTGAACGCGCCGCCCGCTACCTGCAGGCGCAGGGTCAAGCCAAGGCCATCGAGAAGGTGTTCGCCGCGATCAAGGCGAGCAAGCCGACCCCGGAGGCGTTGGCCTACCAGTACTTGCAGACGTTGCCGCAGATGGCGCAGGGCGACGCCAACAAGGTGTGGCTGGTGCCCAGCGACTTCGGCAAGGCCCTCGAAGGGTTCGCCCGCCAGTTCGGCACCAAGGGCGACGACGGTGTCTTCCGCTACGAACCGCCCGCCGAGGAGACCCCCTCACCCTCGATGGACGACGAGGAGGTCGCAGGATGGTTCGACACGAGCACCGACCCCAAGGTCGCCGAAGCGGTGCGGGAAGCCGAGGCCGTGGCCCGGCAGGAAGTGCCCAGCCCACTGACCAGCCCCGGTGGTCCCACTCCGCCCGCCGCGTCGGTGTTGAAGGGATCGGGATCCCAGCCTGCTGAACCGCCGACGGCGAGCACATCGGAACCCTCGCCGCAGCCTCCGACACCGCCGGCGGTGCCCCCGGCCCAGCCGCAGCCGCCCGCTACGCCACCGAACCCGCCACAGCAGCAGGGTGGCGGTGTCCCGTTCGGCGGCCCCCAGCCGGGTAACTATCCGCCCCAGGGTGGACAGCCGCCCCAGGGTGGACAGCCGCCCCAGGGTGGGCCCATGCCCCCACAAGGCCCGCCTTTCGGCCGGCAGTGA
- a CDS encoding NfeD family protein produces the protein MTPAIIWLIVGVALIAAEVLSGDFVLVMLGLGALAGAGSTLISDNPIIHVIVFAVASTALIVLARPALKRHFLTGPNVRMNTEALLGTQAVTVSTVTSTGGQVKLAGEIWSARSIAEGEVIEPDTTVTVVEISGATAVVSATP, from the coding sequence ATGACACCGGCCATCATCTGGCTCATCGTCGGAGTCGCTCTCATCGCGGCCGAGGTACTTTCGGGCGACTTCGTCCTTGTCATGCTCGGCCTCGGAGCGTTGGCCGGAGCCGGTTCCACGCTCATCAGCGACAACCCGATCATCCACGTCATCGTGTTCGCTGTCGCCTCGACGGCGCTGATCGTGCTGGCCCGGCCCGCGTTGAAACGACACTTCCTCACCGGGCCGAACGTGCGCATGAACACCGAGGCGCTGCTGGGAACCCAAGCGGTGACGGTCTCCACCGTGACCAGCACGGGCGGTCAGGTCAAACTCGCCGGCGAGATCTGGTCGGCGCGCAGCATCGCCGAAGGGGAGGTGATCGAACCGGACACGACGGTCACCGTCGTGGAGATCTCCGGCGCGACCGCCGTCGTGTCGGCAACACCGTGA
- a CDS encoding YciI family protein gives MRYLMFVKSDEETEAGALPTEQELADMTAFNERLVKAGVMIDGNGLAPTSEGARVLFDEHNTPIVVDGPFTKAKDLVAGYWLVEVSSREEAVEWACRAPLGPGGQIEIRRVLTDEDFGDSLTPELKEAEARMRDAEARRREELSR, from the coding sequence ATGCGTTACCTGATGTTCGTCAAGTCGGACGAGGAAACCGAGGCCGGTGCCCTGCCCACCGAGCAGGAACTGGCCGACATGACCGCCTTCAACGAACGGCTCGTCAAGGCGGGGGTGATGATCGACGGCAACGGACTCGCCCCCACGTCCGAGGGCGCCCGCGTCCTCTTCGACGAACACAACACCCCCATCGTCGTCGACGGTCCTTTCACCAAAGCCAAGGACCTCGTGGCCGGCTACTGGCTTGTGGAGGTCTCCTCCCGAGAGGAAGCCGTGGAGTGGGCCTGCCGCGCCCCGCTCGGTCCCGGCGGCCAGATCGAGATCCGCCGGGTGCTCACCGACGAGGACTTCGGCGACAGCCTCACCCCGGAATTGAAGGAAGCGGAAGCACGTATGCGTGACGCCGAAGCCCGACGCCGCGAGGAACTGTCACGCTGA
- a CDS encoding DUF3097 domain-containing protein — MRSHSYHDVLATPRRAPAAQRIPAEPGLVVEDAVSGFCGAVVGCEHGGVVLEDRHGRHRVFPLNPAAFLVDGTPVTLVPPRRRAPVTPSRSASGSVRVAGLRARTARGSRIWVEGIQDAELVERVWGHDLRVEGVVVEPIDGVDALADRIAAFAPGPGRRLGILVDHLVPGSKESRLVERLSHDHVLVTGHPYVDIWAAVKPTSVGISAWPDVPRDVEWKHGVCAALGWGEPHDGWRRVLAAVTSFRDVEAPLLGAVERLIDFVTEPEPEPAQHPDEQVTAPSRHGGYPMG, encoded by the coding sequence GTGCGCTCCCATTCGTATCACGACGTGCTGGCGACCCCACGCCGCGCACCGGCGGCGCAGCGGATACCCGCCGAACCGGGACTCGTGGTGGAAGATGCGGTCAGTGGGTTCTGCGGCGCGGTCGTCGGGTGCGAGCACGGCGGTGTGGTGCTGGAGGACCGCCACGGACGTCATCGGGTGTTCCCGCTGAACCCGGCCGCGTTCCTGGTGGACGGCACCCCGGTCACCCTCGTGCCACCCCGGCGGCGGGCACCGGTGACACCATCCCGATCGGCGTCCGGGTCGGTGCGCGTGGCCGGGCTGCGGGCCCGCACCGCGCGCGGCTCGCGTATCTGGGTGGAAGGGATCCAGGACGCCGAGCTCGTGGAGCGCGTATGGGGCCACGACCTGCGCGTCGAGGGTGTGGTCGTGGAACCGATCGACGGTGTGGACGCCTTGGCCGACCGAATCGCCGCGTTCGCCCCCGGTCCGGGACGCCGGCTGGGCATCCTCGTGGACCATCTGGTGCCGGGCAGTAAGGAATCGAGGCTGGTCGAACGTTTGTCCCACGACCACGTGCTGGTCACCGGCCACCCTTACGTCGACATCTGGGCCGCGGTGAAACCCACCAGTGTCGGCATCAGCGCCTGGCCGGACGTGCCCCGGGACGTGGAGTGGAAACACGGGGTGTGCGCGGCGTTGGGCTGGGGTGAACCGCACGACGGTTGGCGGCGTGTCCTGGCGGCGGTGACAAGCTTCCGTGACGTGGAGGCCCCCTTGTTGGGGGCCGTGGAGCGGTTGATCGATTTCGTCACCGAACCCGAACCCGAACCCGCGCAACACCCCGACGAACAGGTCACGGCTCCGTCACGGCATGGGGGTTACCCGATGGGATGA
- a CDS encoding SGNH/GDSL hydrolase family protein, with protein sequence MFSRFVALGDSFTEGVGDDDPDAPNGVRGWADRVAEQLAHHHDGFAYANLAIRGRLLQQVLDEQLAPALEMKPDLVTMYAGGNDLMRPKVDIDALCDDYEAAVDQLAATGATVVLFTGADGVEDPIFRRMRGRTAVYNEHVRLIAARHGALVVDMWAMRALRDRRVWSADRIHLNTAGHVLIAAAVLDTLGAKHDITPTPLGKAVVRSRQQRLLENLRWAREHALPWLGRRLRGTSSGDGLAPKRPTLTPITSRR encoded by the coding sequence ATGTTTTCCCGCTTCGTTGCTTTGGGTGATTCCTTCACCGAAGGGGTCGGTGATGACGACCCTGATGCCCCCAACGGGGTCCGCGGTTGGGCTGATCGGGTCGCTGAGCAGCTTGCCCACCACCACGACGGGTTCGCCTACGCGAACCTGGCCATCAGGGGACGTCTGTTACAGCAGGTGTTGGACGAGCAGCTCGCCCCGGCGTTGGAGATGAAGCCCGACCTGGTGACGATGTATGCGGGTGGGAACGATCTGATGCGGCCGAAGGTCGATATCGACGCGCTGTGCGACGACTACGAGGCCGCGGTGGACCAGTTGGCGGCCACGGGGGCCACCGTGGTGCTGTTCACCGGGGCCGACGGTGTGGAGGATCCGATTTTCCGGCGGATGCGCGGCCGCACCGCCGTGTACAACGAGCATGTGCGGTTGATCGCGGCCCGCCACGGTGCGCTGGTGGTGGACATGTGGGCGATGCGCGCGCTGCGGGATCGACGAGTGTGGTCGGCTGACCGGATTCATCTCAACACCGCCGGACACGTGCTCATCGCCGCGGCGGTGTTGGACACGCTCGGCGCCAAACACGACATCACGCCCACGCCGTTGGGCAAGGCGGTGGTGCGAAGCCGTCAGCAGCGGCTGCTGGAGAACTTACGGTGGGCGCGGGAACACGCGCTGCCCTGGTTGGGGCGGAGGTTACGGGGCACCTCATCCGGCGACGGGCTGGCCCCGAAACGCCCGACTCTGACCCCGATCACATCCCGCAGGTGA
- a CDS encoding prolyl oligopeptidase family serine peptidase: MPSITPYGTWKSPISARDVAAADVTPQWVDVVDGAVWWAESRPEENGRVAVVRWVDGVIDEVLPAPWSARNRVHEYGGRPWLVVGDTLVFTHWDDQRLYALDMRDGGVAPLTPEPAQPQGVRFSDLRPGLAGQVWAVRETVTGPGRADVARDLVAVPLDGGPVRTLAATHHFVTTPQLAPDGRHAAWLGWDHPDMPWDATSLCVAEVATDGTFGPHRVLINGEVSVCQLDWDGPDALIVLADPTGWWVPHRVTLDGVLNPLTSVEVEMGGPLWKLGSRWTVPLGGGKHAVLTSHGLGVVEEASGTLTPVAEELTAWTPTLARHGDGVVGVAAGPRRGAGVVRVDLRTGTVTELTDPTPRPPVEYLPVPQARSFTAEDGSIIPAYVYPPTSPDHVGPEEEKPPYLVHVHGGPTGRHYPVLDMDFAFFTSRGIGVVAVDYGGSTGYGRRYRERLRGQWGVVDVADCATVAQALVDEGVADPQRLAIRGGSAGGFTAAASITSVRLYRAATAKYPILDLRSWTSDGGETHDFESHYVQGLVGPLPDVDGRYTARSPVHNLESLAGPVLLLQGLEDEICPPEQAERFVAALHGSGVPHALVTFAGEQHGFRQAGTIVTALETELAFYGRVFGFATPDVPPVRLQY, from the coding sequence ATGCCCTCGATCACCCCGTATGGCACCTGGAAGTCCCCCATCAGTGCTCGCGATGTCGCTGCCGCCGATGTCACTCCCCAATGGGTCGATGTGGTCGACGGCGCGGTGTGGTGGGCCGAGTCCCGGCCCGAGGAGAACGGTCGCGTGGCCGTGGTGCGCTGGGTCGACGGTGTCATCGACGAAGTGCTGCCCGCGCCGTGGAGCGCCCGCAACCGGGTCCACGAGTACGGGGGCCGCCCTTGGCTCGTCGTCGGAGACACGCTGGTGTTCACGCACTGGGATGACCAGCGGCTGTACGCCCTCGACATGCGTGACGGCGGTGTCGCTCCCCTGACCCCGGAACCGGCGCAGCCGCAGGGGGTGCGGTTTTCCGATCTGCGTCCCGGGCTGGCCGGGCAGGTGTGGGCGGTGCGGGAGACCGTCACCGGCCCCGGTCGCGCCGACGTGGCCCGGGATCTGGTGGCGGTGCCGTTGGACGGTGGGCCGGTACGAACATTGGCGGCCACCCACCACTTTGTGACCACGCCGCAGTTGGCGCCCGACGGTCGACACGCCGCCTGGCTGGGGTGGGACCACCCCGACATGCCGTGGGATGCGACGTCGTTGTGCGTGGCCGAGGTGGCGACGGACGGCACGTTCGGCCCGCACCGGGTCCTCATCAACGGCGAGGTGTCGGTGTGCCAACTCGACTGGGACGGCCCGGACGCGTTGATCGTGCTCGCCGATCCCACCGGGTGGTGGGTGCCCCATCGGGTCACGCTCGACGGTGTGCTCAATCCGCTGACCTCGGTGGAGGTCGAGATGGGTGGACCGCTGTGGAAGTTGGGGTCGCGGTGGACCGTTCCGTTGGGGGGCGGCAAGCACGCGGTGCTGACCTCGCACGGGCTGGGGGTGGTCGAGGAGGCGAGCGGCACGTTGACCCCGGTCGCCGAGGAGCTCACGGCGTGGACACCGACCTTGGCGCGGCACGGCGACGGTGTGGTGGGTGTCGCGGCCGGCCCGCGGCGGGGTGCCGGTGTGGTGCGGGTGGATCTGCGTACTGGCACGGTCACCGAACTCACCGACCCGACACCGCGGCCACCGGTGGAGTATCTGCCCGTCCCGCAGGCACGGTCGTTCACCGCTGAGGACGGCAGCATCATCCCGGCCTATGTGTATCCGCCGACCAGTCCGGACCACGTGGGGCCGGAGGAGGAGAAACCCCCGTATCTGGTGCATGTCCACGGCGGTCCGACGGGACGTCACTACCCGGTGCTGGATATGGACTTCGCGTTTTTCACCAGCCGGGGGATCGGGGTCGTGGCCGTCGACTACGGCGGTTCCACCGGCTACGGCCGACGCTATCGGGAGCGGCTGCGCGGCCAATGGGGCGTGGTCGACGTCGCCGATTGCGCCACGGTCGCGCAGGCGTTGGTGGACGAAGGGGTCGCCGACCCGCAGCGGTTGGCGATCCGCGGTGGCAGTGCGGGTGGGTTCACCGCCGCCGCGTCGATCACGTCGGTGCGTCTTTATCGGGCCGCCACGGCCAAGTACCCGATCCTGGATTTGCGGTCGTGGACCAGTGATGGTGGGGAAACCCACGACTTCGAGTCCCACTACGTCCAGGGTTTGGTGGGGCCGCTGCCCGATGTCGACGGCCGCTACACCGCGCGTTCCCCGGTGCACAATCTCGAGTCGTTGGCCGGTCCGGTGCTGTTGTTGCAGGGGTTGGAGGACGAGATCTGCCCGCCGGAGCAGGCGGAACGGTTCGTCGCCGCTTTGCATGGCAGCGGTGTGCCGCATGCGCTGGTCACCTTCGCCGGTGAGCAGCACGGGTTCCGCCAAGCGGGCACGATCGTCACGGCGTTGGAGACCGAACTCGCCTTCTACGGGCGGGTGTTCGGTTTCGCCACGCCCGATGTGCCGCCGGTGCGGTTGCAGTACTGA
- the yedE gene encoding selenium metabolism membrane protein YedE/FdhT, translating into MGGLYRRVFGRFWNPYAAVVAAGVLSACYFAVTATQWAVTGEFTRFGGHLLGVAGVDVSEWEYFRMIGLTGTPLERTSGWVVIGMLAGALLAALLGNDVKLRVPQRKRRLLQGLVGGAIAGFGARMALGCNLAAFFTGIPQFSFHAWLFMVSMGVGTVVGVRVIRLRFWRGRPELSALQRLTLSSQEVSTRSAAPSRPVQPFVGIGVGVVVAGVAVVLAVRGEGLLAAAAVFGVGFGVLIQRGQICFTSAFRDLWVSGRATMSKALAVGLLAATVLTFVVIQAGMPAVIEPASLGTVIGGMLFGFGIVLAGGCETGMMYRAMEGQVHFVVVFVGNIVGATVLAYGWDHWGIFSAVTRGWPEVDLVAAWGAGGALVATVGLLVAWFVFSHWWERRFRYPADSKSRKGRRSVPTAVS; encoded by the coding sequence GTGGGCGGGCTGTATCGGAGGGTGTTCGGTCGCTTCTGGAATCCCTATGCCGCCGTGGTGGCGGCCGGGGTGCTCAGTGCCTGCTATTTCGCGGTCACCGCTACTCAGTGGGCGGTGACCGGGGAGTTCACCCGGTTCGGTGGTCACCTGTTGGGGGTTGCGGGTGTCGACGTCTCCGAGTGGGAGTACTTCCGGATGATCGGATTGACGGGCACGCCGCTGGAGCGGACCAGTGGGTGGGTCGTCATCGGGATGTTGGCCGGGGCTTTGTTGGCCGCGTTGCTCGGCAATGATGTCAAACTCCGGGTGCCACAGCGGAAGCGGCGGTTGTTGCAGGGGCTGGTCGGTGGTGCGATCGCCGGTTTCGGGGCGCGTATGGCGTTGGGGTGTAATCTTGCGGCCTTTTTCACCGGGATACCGCAGTTTTCGTTCCACGCGTGGTTGTTCATGGTGTCCATGGGGGTGGGCACCGTCGTCGGGGTCAGGGTGATCCGGTTGCGGTTCTGGCGCGGCAGGCCGGAGTTGTCCGCGTTGCAGCGGTTGACGCTTTCGTCGCAGGAGGTGTCGACTCGTTCGGCCGCGCCGTCTCGGCCTGTTCAGCCGTTCGTGGGGATCGGCGTGGGCGTTGTCGTGGCCGGTGTCGCGGTGGTGCTGGCGGTGCGGGGGGAAGGGCTTCTTGCGGCGGCCGCGGTGTTCGGGGTGGGGTTCGGTGTGCTCATCCAGCGTGGACAGATCTGTTTCACGTCGGCTTTCCGGGACCTGTGGGTCAGTGGTCGGGCGACGATGAGCAAAGCCCTGGCCGTGGGGTTGTTGGCGGCCACGGTGTTGACGTTCGTCGTCATCCAGGCGGGCATGCCCGCGGTGATCGAGCCGGCGTCTTTGGGCACTGTGATCGGTGGGATGTTGTTCGGTTTCGGCATCGTGCTGGCGGGCGGATGTGAGACCGGGATGATGTATCGGGCGATGGAGGGCCAGGTCCATTTCGTCGTCGTGTTCGTCGGCAACATCGTCGGGGCGACGGTGTTGGCGTACGGCTGGGACCACTGGGGGATTTTCTCGGCGGTGACCCGGGGATGGCCCGAGGTTGATCTGGTGGCCGCGTGGGGGGCCGGTGGGGCTTTGGTGGCCACTGTCGGTTTGTTGGTGGCGTGGTTCGTGTTCTCCCATTGGTGGGAACGGCGTTTCCGTTATCCGGCGGACTCGAAGTCCCGAAAGGGACGGCGTTCGGTTCCCACGGCGGTGTCCTAG
- the yedF gene encoding sulfurtransferase-like selenium metabolism protein YedF, with amino-acid sequence MAEAARERVSQSVEADYRLDIRGEVCPYPVIYSLEALASMEAGQVLEVVADCPQSFRNVPEEAVKHGYQLVREPERNGTDLRFLLRVP; translated from the coding sequence ATGGCGGAGGCAGCACGCGAGCGGGTGTCGCAGAGCGTTGAGGCCGACTATCGGTTGGACATTCGTGGTGAGGTCTGTCCTTATCCGGTGATCTATTCGTTGGAGGCGTTGGCGTCGATGGAGGCGGGACAGGTGTTGGAGGTGGTGGCGGACTGTCCCCAGTCGTTCCGCAATGTTCCGGAGGAAGCGGTCAAGCACGGGTATCAATTGGTTCGCGAGCCGGAACGAAACGGCACGGATTTGCGTTTTCTGCTGCGCGTTCCGTGA
- a CDS encoding glycerophosphodiester phosphodiesterase has translation MTAAHPYLVDSPPRAFAHRGWHVGDLSGMENSLSAFRRAVLEGYRYVETDVHATADGTVVVHHDRTLDRTTDGTGPIATQLWSTVRRAKIGGREPVSRLEDVLEELPETFFNIDIKSDAAVEPFVRTVRRLNAFDRVAAAAFSEARLVRLRKLAGPRLLTSLGPRSALLLRADGWLPFLRLGSFSRGRMAQVPLRHGPVTVVDKAFIAAAHRLGIEVHTWTINDQERMRQLLDLGVHGIVTDRPDLLREVLIERGSWPSR, from the coding sequence ATGACAGCCGCGCACCCGTATCTTGTGGATTCCCCGCCACGCGCCTTCGCTCACCGCGGGTGGCATGTGGGTGATTTGTCCGGCATGGAGAATTCGTTGTCCGCGTTCCGGCGTGCGGTGCTCGAAGGCTACCGCTACGTCGAGACCGACGTCCATGCGACGGCTGATGGCACCGTGGTCGTTCACCACGATCGGACGTTGGATCGAACCACCGACGGTACCGGTCCGATCGCGACGCAACTGTGGAGCACGGTGCGGCGGGCGAAGATCGGTGGCCGGGAGCCTGTGTCCCGACTGGAGGACGTGCTCGAGGAGTTGCCCGAGACGTTCTTCAACATCGACATCAAATCCGATGCGGCCGTGGAACCGTTCGTGCGGACCGTCCGCCGGTTGAATGCCTTCGACCGGGTGGCCGCGGCGGCGTTCTCGGAGGCGCGGCTGGTGCGGTTGCGTAAACTCGCCGGCCCACGGTTGTTGACGTCGTTGGGGCCGCGTTCGGCGTTGTTGTTGCGGGCCGATGGTTGGTTGCCGTTTCTGCGGTTGGGGTCGTTCAGTCGTGGTCGTATGGCGCAGGTGCCGTTGCGGCACGGTCCGGTGACCGTGGTGGACAAGGCGTTCATCGCGGCGGCTCACCGGTTGGGTATCGAAGTGCACACGTGGACGATCAACGACCAGGAGCGGATGCGGCAGCTGTTGGATCTGGGGGTGCACGGCATCGTCACCGACCGTCCGGATCTGCTGCGGGAGGTGTTGATCGAACGCGGCAGTTGGCCGTCGAGGTGA
- a CDS encoding SCO1664 family protein, producing the protein MTDHVQAGDPAVFDVLSHGKLDVQGRLVDASNLTLLCTVELDGVTTDAVYKPVAGERPLWDFPDGTLAGREVATYLIADAAGLGNVPPTVSRDGPFGEGMVQLWIDTTDEELVAVCAPTDVPDGWRVVLHAHGRDGGPVVLAHADHAGVRELAALDVVVNNTDRKGGHVLSGADGRVYGVDHGVCLHTDPKLRTVLWGWAGEPLPEEVTDKLRTLRAELDRELAAALGPHLTAAEIRALAERTDALLATGTFPTPEEGWPVLPWPLF; encoded by the coding sequence TTGACCGATCACGTGCAAGCGGGTGATCCCGCCGTGTTCGACGTGCTCTCGCACGGAAAACTCGACGTGCAGGGCAGGCTCGTGGACGCCTCCAACCTGACGTTGCTGTGCACCGTCGAGCTCGACGGCGTCACCACGGACGCGGTGTACAAACCGGTGGCGGGGGAGCGGCCCCTGTGGGACTTCCCCGACGGCACCCTCGCCGGGCGGGAGGTCGCCACCTACCTCATCGCCGACGCGGCCGGACTCGGCAACGTTCCCCCGACGGTGTCACGGGACGGACCGTTCGGCGAAGGCATGGTGCAACTGTGGATCGACACCACCGACGAGGAGTTGGTGGCCGTGTGCGCGCCCACCGACGTGCCCGACGGGTGGCGCGTGGTGCTGCACGCCCACGGCCGCGACGGCGGACCCGTCGTCTTAGCCCACGCCGACCACGCGGGTGTGCGGGAGTTGGCCGCCTTGGACGTCGTGGTCAACAACACCGACCGCAAAGGCGGACACGTGCTCTCCGGCGCCGACGGCCGCGTCTACGGCGTCGACCACGGCGTGTGCCTCCACACCGATCCCAAACTGCGCACCGTGTTGTGGGGGTGGGCCGGCGAACCCCTCCCGGAGGAGGTGACGGACAAGCTGCGCACCCTGCGCGCCGAGTTGGACCGCGAGCTCGCCGCGGCCCTCGGTCCGCACCTCACCGCCGCCGAGATCCGGGCCCTGGCGGAGCGTACGGACGCTCTGCTGGCCACCGGGACGTTCCCCACTCCCGAGGAAGGCTGGCCCGTCCTACCCTGGCCACTGTTCTGA
- a CDS encoding S66 peptidase family protein, translated as MRRTWPRPLRAGDTVALVACSGPVDPEALDTGVAALESWGLRVRLGSTMRAHHPRLPYLAATDADRARDFQDAWLDPDVAAVLAARGGYGAHRMVDLVDWSALRRAEPVLFAGSSDVTALHEAVATHLRVPTVLAAMPATHLFDPVAAERLRAALFSPNELRRLTSPKAETLRQGRARGHLVGGNLSVLAAGIGTRESVPARGGIVVLEDIDEEPYRLDRMLTQLLRSGWFDGVAGLALGSWTGCGPDQVVREVLCDRLGPLGVPMAWRLDVGHHPGSLAVPLGVHADFDADTGTLMPCWPPCAGP; from the coding sequence ATGCGGCGAACCTGGCCTCGACCGTTGCGTGCCGGTGACACGGTGGCGCTGGTGGCCTGTTCCGGCCCGGTGGATCCGGAGGCGTTGGACACCGGGGTGGCGGCGTTGGAGTCCTGGGGACTGCGGGTGCGGTTGGGCAGCACCATGCGTGCTCACCACCCGCGGTTGCCCTACCTGGCCGCGACCGATGCCGACCGTGCCCGCGACTTCCAAGACGCCTGGCTTGACCCGGACGTGGCGGCGGTGCTGGCCGCCCGCGGCGGTTACGGCGCCCACCGCATGGTGGATTTGGTGGACTGGTCGGCGCTGCGCCGTGCCGAGCCGGTGTTGTTCGCCGGGTCCAGTGACGTCACCGCGTTGCACGAGGCCGTGGCCACGCACCTGCGGGTGCCGACGGTGTTGGCGGCCATGCCCGCCACCCACCTGTTCGACCCGGTGGCCGCGGAACGACTGCGCGCGGCGTTGTTCAGCCCGAACGAACTGCGACGGCTGACCAGCCCGAAGGCGGAGACGTTGCGCCAAGGGCGGGCCCGCGGTCACCTCGTCGGTGGCAACCTCAGCGTTCTTGCCGCCGGGATCGGCACCCGGGAGTCCGTTCCGGCGCGGGGCGGGATCGTGGTGTTGGAGGACATCGACGAGGAGCCCTATCGACTCGACCGCATGCTCACGCAGTTGCTGCGGTCGGGCTGGTTCGACGGGGTGGCGGGATTGGCGCTGGGTTCGTGGACCGGGTGCGGTCCCGACCAGGTGGTGCGGGAAGTGCTGTGCGACCGGCTCGGCCCGCTCGGTGTGCCCATGGCGTGGCGGTTGGATGTCGGGCATCACCCGGGTTCGCTGGCGGTGCCGTTGGGGGTGCACGCCGACTTCGACGCCGACACCGGCACCCTTATGCCCTGTTGGCCGCCTTGTGCCGGCCCGTGA